In Lysobacter luteus, a single window of DNA contains:
- a CDS encoding polysaccharide biosynthesis protein — protein MTNLDTFKGKSLLITGGTGSFGNAVLRRFLSSDIGEIRVFSRDEKKQDDMRSAISSDRLKFYLGDVRDPQSVKDALKGVDFVFHAAALKQVPSCEFHPMQAVQTNILGTENVLNAAIENDVSRVVVLSTDKAVYPINAMGMSKALAEKVMVAKSRACQGSGPVFSATRYGNVMASRGSVIPLFVSQLLSGKSITITDPGMTRFLMSLDESVDLVLHAFHHAKPGDIFVQKSPASTIQVLAKAIAEMLDREASIRIIGTRHGEKLFETLVSREEMARAEDLGRYYRIPADARDLNYDQYTAEGETEISLLEDYTSHNTHRLDIEAVKEVVSKLGPLEAMRA, from the coding sequence ATGACTAATCTCGACACCTTTAAGGGCAAAAGCCTCCTGATCACCGGCGGCACGGGTTCTTTCGGCAATGCCGTGCTGCGGCGCTTCCTCAGTTCTGACATCGGGGAAATCCGGGTCTTCAGCCGGGACGAGAAGAAGCAGGACGATATGCGCTCGGCGATCAGCAGTGATCGACTGAAGTTCTATCTGGGTGACGTCCGGGACCCCCAGAGCGTCAAGGACGCACTCAAGGGCGTGGATTTCGTGTTCCATGCAGCGGCGCTGAAGCAGGTGCCTTCCTGCGAGTTCCATCCGATGCAGGCAGTGCAGACGAACATCCTCGGGACCGAGAACGTTCTCAACGCCGCGATCGAGAACGATGTCTCCCGTGTCGTGGTTCTCAGTACCGACAAGGCGGTCTATCCCATCAACGCGATGGGCATGTCGAAGGCACTGGCCGAGAAAGTCATGGTGGCCAAGTCCCGAGCCTGCCAAGGCAGTGGCCCGGTATTTTCGGCAACGCGCTACGGCAATGTCATGGCTTCGCGAGGCTCAGTGATCCCACTTTTCGTCAGTCAGCTGTTGTCGGGAAAATCCATCACGATCACCGACCCGGGAATGACGCGCTTCCTCATGTCGCTCGATGAATCCGTTGACCTCGTGCTGCACGCGTTCCACCACGCGAAGCCCGGTGACATCTTCGTGCAGAAGTCTCCCGCATCGACGATTCAGGTACTGGCGAAAGCCATCGCTGAAATGCTCGATCGTGAAGCGTCCATCCGCATCATCGGCACACGCCACGGCGAGAAGCTCTTCGAAACGCTGGTTTCCCGCGAGGAGATGGCGCGTGCAGAGGATCTGGGGCGGTACTACCGCATCCCCGCCGACGCACGCGATCTGAACTACGACCAGTACACGGCCGAAGGCGAGACCGAAATCTCGCTGCTCGAGGATTACACCTCTCACAACACGCATCGCTTGGATATCGAGGCTGTGAAGGAAGTTGTCTCCAAGCTCGGTCCGCTGGAGGCGATGCGTGCTTAA
- a CDS encoding electron transfer flavoprotein subunit alpha/FixB family protein: protein MSKVLIVAEHLDGKLNASTAKCVTAALALSPEAIDIVVLAADPAAVAAEAAQIDGVARVLTVTNEANAQAVAQVLAPQVAKLADGYSHVFGPSTTFGKDLMPCVAALLGVPQVSDVMSVEGSHTFKRPIYAGNAIITVEAPAASIVVATVRTASWSEAGKGGSAPVEAASVQAELPTHSRFIGLAAGSSDRPDLQSAKRVVSGGRGVGSAESFKIIYDFADRIGAAVGASRAAVDAGYVPNEMQVGQTGKIIAPELYIAVGISGAIQHLTGIKDAGTIVAINKDADSAIFEVADYGLVGDLFKVLPELEAALG from the coding sequence ATGTCCAAGGTCCTGATCGTCGCCGAGCACCTCGACGGCAAGCTCAATGCCTCCACCGCCAAGTGCGTGACCGCCGCGCTGGCGCTGTCGCCGGAAGCCATCGACATCGTGGTGCTGGCTGCCGACCCGGCCGCGGTTGCCGCCGAGGCCGCGCAGATCGATGGCGTCGCCCGCGTGCTGACCGTCACCAATGAAGCCAACGCGCAGGCCGTGGCCCAGGTGCTCGCACCGCAGGTGGCGAAGCTGGCCGACGGCTACAGCCATGTGTTCGGCCCCTCCACCACCTTCGGCAAGGACCTGATGCCGTGCGTTGCCGCGCTGCTGGGCGTGCCGCAGGTAAGTGACGTGATGTCGGTGGAGGGCAGCCACACCTTTAAGCGCCCGATCTACGCCGGCAACGCCATCATCACCGTCGAGGCACCTGCCGCCAGCATCGTGGTCGCCACCGTGCGTACGGCGTCGTGGTCCGAGGCCGGCAAGGGTGGCAGCGCGCCGGTAGAAGCCGCGAGTGTGCAGGCCGAGCTGCCGACCCACAGCCGTTTCATCGGCCTCGCCGCGGGCTCGTCCGACCGCCCCGACCTGCAGAGCGCCAAGCGGGTGGTATCCGGCGGCCGCGGCGTGGGCTCGGCGGAGAGCTTCAAGATCATCTACGACTTCGCCGACAGGATTGGCGCCGCCGTGGGCGCCTCCCGCGCCGCCGTCGACGCCGGCTACGTGCCCAACGAGATGCAGGTCGGCCAGACCGGCAAGATTATTGCCCCCGAGCTCTACATCGCCGTGGGCATCTCTGGCGCGATCCAGCACCTCACGGGCATCAAGGACGCCGGTACCATCGTGGCGATCAACAAGGATGCGGATTCGGCGATCTTCGAGGTGGCCGATTACGGGCTGGTGGGAGACCTCTTCAAGGTGTTGCCGGAGTTGGAGGCCGCGCTAGGGTGA
- a CDS encoding electron transfer flavoprotein subunit beta/FixA family protein, whose amino-acid sequence MKILVGYKRVVDYNVRIQVKPDGSGVVTDGVKLSANPFDEIALEEALRLRDKGIATEVIVATIAPADAQAHLRNGLAMGANRAIHVVTEAGQDIQPLTAARIFLKLIEKEQPDLVILGKQAIDDDANQTGQMLATIWGRPQATFASKLEVADGKATVTREVDAGLETLEVDLPAVVTTDLRLNEPRFIKLPDIMKAKSKPLEAIPFADLGVEAGKGLKTTAYAPPPKRSKGVMVKDAAELVAALKQKGLL is encoded by the coding sequence CGTCGGATACAAGCGCGTGGTGGACTACAACGTCCGCATCCAGGTCAAGCCGGATGGCTCCGGCGTGGTCACCGATGGCGTCAAGCTGTCGGCCAACCCGTTCGACGAGATCGCGCTGGAAGAGGCCCTGCGCTTGCGCGACAAGGGCATCGCCACCGAAGTGATCGTCGCCACGATCGCGCCTGCCGATGCCCAGGCGCACCTGCGCAACGGCTTGGCGATGGGTGCCAATCGCGCCATCCACGTGGTCACCGAGGCGGGCCAGGACATCCAGCCGCTGACGGCCGCGCGGATCTTCCTCAAGCTGATCGAGAAGGAGCAGCCGGACCTCGTGATCCTGGGCAAGCAGGCCATCGACGACGACGCCAACCAGACCGGCCAGATGCTGGCGACGATCTGGGGCCGCCCGCAGGCGACCTTTGCGTCCAAGCTCGAGGTTGCCGACGGCAAGGCCACCGTCACCCGCGAGGTCGACGCCGGCCTTGAGACGCTGGAAGTCGACCTGCCGGCCGTGGTCACCACCGACCTGCGCCTCAACGAGCCCCGCTTCATCAAGCTGCCCGACATCATGAAGGCCAAGAGCAAGCCGCTGGAAGCGATCCCGTTTGCCGACCTCGGCGTGGAGGCCGGCAAAGGACTTAAGACCACCGCCTACGCACCGCCGCCCAAGCGCAGCAAGGGCGTGATGGTGAAGGACGCGGCCGAACTGGTCGCCGCACTCAAGCAGAAGGGGCTCCTCTGA
- a CDS encoding glycosyltransferase family 2 protein, which produces MTTCDAAGRERFATPRIAVIIPSYRVTRHILDVIARINGECQQIFVVDDACPDGSGHYVAEHCRDPRVRVLWNPQNLGVGGAVIAGYRAALEAGADILVKIDGDGQMPPELLSRFVAPIIEGKADYTKGNRFYDLAMVRSMPPIRLLGNAGLSFMSKASSGYWDLFDPTNGYTAIHARVAAHLPTERISNRYFFESDMLFRLNTLRAVVVDIPMAARYNDEVSNLKISRILGDFLRGHLRNFSKRLFYNYFLRDMSAASLQLLLGAALVFGGSVYGAWKWLSQAGAPATAGTVMLAALPIIIGLQLLLAFLMWDMQSVPRIPVAGRLPQDPDSIQPRTGTSA; this is translated from the coding sequence GTGACTACCTGTGACGCGGCGGGACGCGAAAGGTTTGCCACCCCGCGCATTGCGGTGATCATCCCGAGCTATCGGGTCACCCGTCACATCCTCGATGTCATTGCACGCATCAACGGTGAGTGTCAACAGATCTTCGTGGTCGACGATGCCTGCCCGGACGGATCGGGGCATTACGTCGCCGAGCATTGCCGCGATCCCCGGGTCCGCGTGCTCTGGAATCCGCAGAACCTGGGGGTTGGAGGTGCAGTGATCGCCGGCTATCGCGCTGCGCTCGAAGCGGGTGCCGACATCCTGGTGAAGATCGACGGCGATGGCCAGATGCCGCCCGAACTGCTCAGCCGTTTCGTGGCGCCGATTATCGAGGGCAAGGCGGATTACACTAAAGGTAACCGGTTCTATGACTTGGCCATGGTGCGATCAATGCCGCCGATACGACTCTTGGGCAACGCTGGGCTGTCGTTCATGTCGAAGGCGTCTAGTGGCTATTGGGATCTGTTCGATCCGACCAACGGGTATACGGCCATTCACGCCCGCGTGGCAGCGCATCTGCCGACCGAGCGCATCAGTAACCGCTATTTCTTCGAGTCGGACATGCTGTTCCGCCTCAATACACTCAGGGCAGTGGTCGTCGACATTCCGATGGCGGCCCGTTACAACGACGAGGTCAGCAACCTCAAGATCTCCCGGATTCTGGGCGATTTCCTTCGCGGTCACCTGCGGAACTTCTCCAAGCGCCTTTTCTACAACTACTTTCTGCGCGACATGTCCGCCGCCTCCCTGCAACTGCTTCTGGGCGCGGCGCTGGTGTTCGGGGGAAGCGTCTACGGCGCATGGAAATGGCTGTCGCAGGCAGGAGCGCCGGCCACCGCCGGCACGGTGATGCTGGCGGCGCTCCCGATCATCATCGGCCTGCAACTGCTGTTGGCCTTCCTGATGTGGGATATGCAGTCGGTGCCGCGAATACCCGTTGCGGGACGGTTGCCACAGGATCCTGACTCCATACAACCCAGAACAGGAACTTCGGCATGA
- a CDS encoding polysaccharide biosynthesis C-terminal domain-containing protein — MTDGPTSVLVTGADGFIGKNLVVRLSEDPAQFVVHPVTRRTSPAELADAVGSCDVVVHLAGVNRPQTESEFGSGNVGSTETLVRLLEAAAPKPVLFSSSTQAVADNAYGRSKLDAEQCLEGYSARTGATTISYRLTNVFGKWCRPHYNSAVATFCHLVARGEALDIHDPAAPLRLLYIDDLVDHLVTDIRAVHSGRPPRAEIGPVYETTVGALAEELRQFASVPITHDIPRTGTGLTRALYATYLSHLEPSSFSFPLTRHVDARGAFSEMLRTADSGQFSFFTAGPGVKRGGHYHHTKNEKFLVVRGAARYRFRHVVSGETYELTTVAEDARVVMTVPGWTHDITNIGDEEMVVMLWANEAFDRSRPDTIANPL, encoded by the coding sequence ATGACAGATGGGCCCACATCCGTCCTGGTGACGGGCGCGGACGGATTCATCGGAAAGAATCTGGTCGTCAGGCTGTCAGAGGACCCAGCACAGTTCGTCGTGCATCCAGTGACCCGACGCACCTCCCCGGCGGAACTGGCCGACGCCGTCGGAAGTTGCGACGTGGTTGTTCACCTGGCTGGCGTCAATCGACCACAGACCGAGTCGGAGTTCGGGAGCGGGAACGTGGGGAGCACCGAGACGCTCGTCCGCCTTCTCGAAGCGGCAGCGCCGAAGCCGGTTCTGTTCTCCTCGTCTACGCAGGCTGTGGCGGATAACGCCTACGGGCGCAGCAAACTGGATGCGGAGCAGTGCCTCGAGGGGTATTCCGCGCGGACCGGTGCGACGACGATCTCGTATCGTCTAACGAACGTCTTCGGCAAGTGGTGCCGACCTCATTACAATTCCGCGGTCGCTACGTTCTGCCATCTGGTCGCACGCGGAGAGGCGCTGGACATCCATGATCCGGCCGCTCCGCTCAGGCTGCTCTACATCGATGATCTGGTCGACCACCTCGTGACCGATATACGTGCCGTCCATTCGGGACGGCCGCCGCGCGCAGAGATCGGCCCCGTATACGAGACCACAGTCGGCGCATTGGCGGAGGAGCTGCGGCAGTTTGCAAGTGTGCCGATCACCCATGATATTCCTCGCACGGGCACCGGCCTGACTCGTGCCCTCTACGCGACCTACCTGTCCCACCTCGAGCCCTCGTCGTTCTCGTTTCCGCTAACCCGCCACGTAGACGCGCGCGGCGCGTTCTCGGAGATGCTGCGCACAGCCGACTCTGGGCAGTTCTCGTTCTTCACGGCCGGGCCAGGCGTCAAACGCGGCGGCCATTATCACCATACGAAGAACGAGAAATTTCTTGTCGTCCGGGGAGCTGCCCGCTATCGCTTTCGGCACGTCGTCAGCGGGGAAACATACGAACTGACCACCGTCGCGGAAGATGCGCGAGTCGTGATGACCGTGCCCGGATGGACGCACGACATCACGAATATCGGTGATGAGGAAATGGTCGTCATGCTTTGGGCCAATGAAGCCTTCGACCGTTCCAGACCTGACACGATCGCGAACCCACTTTGA